The genomic region GTTATTTTATCAGTATATATGTTCCAAAATTATTTCATTCTCTTAAAATAACTACCAATTGActcattttaaaattttgtacCTTGTAGAAttcgtttatttttttaatcaacctATGAAATCATTGGCTTAGTACATTTTCTGCACATTCCGATAGAGGAAggttttgtttctttattattaaactCAGTCTGCAAAATCACAAAATCGGGAATCAAGCATATCTACAGTAAAATtggctaaattaaattaaactgaATATAGAAAGATAAAATCAATTCAATAAAGGACATTCAGATCGGTTACGTAGACATTTAAAGATCCATTTTTGAATCTAATGAGTTCTATTTAATTTAGCCAATAACCAAAATTCAACATTTAACAGGTTATCATTGGTCTAAAATTGCCTTGATTATTTGGTTCATAAGTTTCAACAGCAATTAACATTAATAGTAAAAATAGCGAAAATAGCCGATATTAAAAAACTTCTGTATTCAAATCGAAGTTCTACACCTAGAAAAGCTGCATCACAACATCAGTTATTGAGTTTAACACAACCGTATCTCGGATAAAATTCCAGTCCGATCAACTCGACCCTTACCATCGATAAATTGAGCCCAAACATTCACAACGCTAAACTTCATCTTCCCTTTTTCTTCCTTTCTTTCGCCAATTTCCTCCTCTTCAAAATCATCTCGTACAGCACTTCTAATCCTTCGTGTAATCCATCACCAGTTATGGCACAAGCTGGTTGCACGTGCCATAAATGTCCCCCAGGAGCTCCCCCATTACCCAACTCAGTCAACCCCAACAGTTTTTCTAATTCGCGCGGTTCTCGAGCACCAGGTAGATCTTGCTTATTGGCGAGCACAAGGATAGGGACACTGAAATTTTCTGGAGCTTTGACAGTTCTTATCAGTTCCATTTTGGCTTCTTCCATACGCTCCATGTCGACACTATCCAGGACGAAGACGATGCCATCCGTGCAGCGGGTGTAGGACTTCCACAAAGGTCGCAGTTTTTCTTGGCCACCGACGTCCCAAACCAGAAAGTTTATACCTGCAGAAGAAAGAAAATCATAACTTGAAATAGGGAAAGTTATATTTGGttgttatacagtgtgtctgcgtaacttggaaccatatgagaaacttttttattatcaattttacgaaaaaaagttattcttcataaactgTTCTGCATGGGCTAAaacctaagatacaatcatcagatatgaaattttatcaatagtatacgaggtatataaaaaaaatgaatttcgcCAAAGAGTAAAGTAGACCctacattatttaatttttacaatattgaaaattttgattatAACAAGTTGTtctgaatagggcttttcattcacagtcatttgttgtATATATagattatacagtgagcacgtaaaggttggaataaattcattttctcgagaatggacgattttgcaAAACAATTCCAAAACagctcaatttttatttttaaattgcgactttttggcatatgtatcatactagtgacgtcacccatctgagcgtgatgacgtcatcttaaAAATGTTTAagtgagaataggggtcgtatgatagctcatttgaaaggtaatttaattctctattcagtaatataaacattaacatatttatttatacagagtgcccaaaaaaaatttttgaatcaaatttattgacataaaaagaagaatgtgtgtaatttatttaactcacaatacattttactgctatcagaaaacaggaaataatgtttatttgacaaataaatactgttttttgcttaaattcaatgtcaaagccgccacccaccttcctctggacagtttaaaaatttagtttaagcgaaaagcaatgaatatttttcaagtaaacatttttttctgttttcccagagcagtaaaatgtattttggattaaataaattacatgcattcttctttttatgtcaataaattaaattaaaaaaatgttttcttggacaccctgtataaataattaagtaaatatttatattactgaatagagaattaaattacaattaaaatgagctatcataggacccctattcctatttaaaaaaatcatcgatgacgtcatcacgtccagatggatgacgtcactagtatgatatgtatgccaaaaagtcgtaatttagaaataaaaatttacctgtttcgggatttttttccaaaattgtccattctcgagaaaatgaatttattccaacctttacgtgctctctgtatataCACAGTTGTTGTATATACAcaattatacaacatatgacagaagctcgaaacaaatgacaatcgatgaaaagccctattaaaaacTATGTTGAAATGTGCAatttcatctttctaattaaaatattgtgaactataaagttagtttactcttgagcgaaattcatattttttgacatacctcgtataaaattgataaaatttgatatcttatgattgaatcttaaaataataaaatttacggtttcgttttgatttaaatctgtctccctccatcctccgatgtcctctgaggaagacaaatttacaccaacacgaccgtagtttctcgatataaattaaaactatttatatcgcagtatggttagaacgccctctaacggggaataagtgaaatgaatt from Diabrotica virgifera virgifera chromosome 3, PGI_DIABVI_V3a harbors:
- the LOC114335969 gene encoding ADP-ribosylation factor-like protein 4C, whose translation is MGANMGKNASLLDALPSGQGTLHVVMLGLDSAGKTTALYRLKFDQYLNTVPTIGFNCEKVKGMIGKAKGINFLVWDVGGQEKLRPLWKSYTRCTDGIVFVLDSVDMERMEEAKMELIRTVKAPENFSVPILVLANKQDLPGAREPRELEKLLGLTELGNGGAPGGHLWHVQPACAITGDGLHEGLEVLYEMILKRRKLAKERKKKGR